From Desulfovibrio inopinatus DSM 10711:
TAACTCTTTGTTTGCTAATATTAAAATAGAAAATAGATAATAAGGGACTTTTTTCTGGAACGAATCATCTTAAGCAACAATCGGTTCCTGCAAAACATTTCTCAGGCATGCCGGAATTAATAACAACTTTTACTCTCGACATACCAATATCAATGTCTACTACTGCTCCGAGATGTCCATGTAGCCCTCTGGGCCGAGCCTGATTTTCGAGTTCACACATGCCGACTGAACTCAGCAGGATATCATGCCGTGAAGGTGGATTATTCAAGGTAAGTCCCGAGCGAATCGTATGGAATTTGACGAAGAATATGAAATCGTTTACATGAATTCATAATCCAATATATCTACTTCCTTTGGAGTGTATGGTTCCATGGTAAAAATCAAAGATGTTGCAGACGCTGCTGGAGTGTCGACCGCAACGGTATCGCGCGTTCTCGCCCAGAAACCTTACGTAAGCGAGGAAGTGAAAAAACGCGTGATGGAAGTCGTCAAAAAACTCAACTACCAACCAAACAGAGCTGCTCAAAGTCTTCGAGCCAATACATCGAGGTTGCTTGCACTCGTTGTTGCCGACATTGAAAATCCTTTTTTTCAGAGGGTGAGCAGAGCTGTCGAAGATACGGCTCAGGAAGTTGGATATAATGTGATTCTGTGCAACACCGATGAAGACCCCGTAAAGGAAAAAAAATATCTTGATATTCTCCGAGTTGAAAATATTGCGGGTATAATCATATCGCCAACGTTAAAAGGGCTCGAAAAGTACAAAGAAACCTACTCACATGATATCCCAATGGTTATGATTGACCGCCATGTGAGGAACTTTGATGTTGATAGTGTACTTATCGACAATGTTGCTTCTGCTCACAATATCACGACACACCTTATTGAACACGGTTATCGTCGAATTGCAGGAATGTTCGGCACCGGAAGTACAACTGGCTCCGAACGATGCGAAGGCTTTCTGAAGGCGCTCGCTGATCATAATATCAAGCCCGAAAAAGAGCTTTTAGAGTATGTCAGCGCAAAAGAAGAGGAAGGTTTTCAAACCGCCATCAAACTGTTCAATTTGAAGAAAAGACCAGATGCCATTTTTACAAGTAACAGCCTCCTGGCATCCGGTGTTGTACAGGCTATACGCACGTGCAAACTTTCGATACCAAACGATATTGCCTTTGCCAGTTTTGACGATACCAGTTGGGCCAAGCTCATAGACCCACCACTCACCGTTATCGAACAACCCACGTATGAGATTGGCCGAACGGCGACTGAATTGCTCATCAAACGAATTGCCAATCCGAATCGACCAAACAGAGAAGTTATCTTAAAAACAAAGCTTATCTGTAGAAAATCTTGTGGATGTTAAATCAGCTCTCATCAGCAATAAAGCGATTTTCAAAATCTACTGTCCGTAACCTCCTGATGAGGCAACCATAACCATATATGAAATGGTCATTGATCAAGCAAAGATGCCAACAGAACAAACTCAAGAAGTGATCGCTTCAGGGAAGGATATGTTGAAGATAGGATGCCATTTATCGTCGTCAAAAGGCTTTCTTGCAATGGGCAAGACAGCAGTCTCCATTGGAGCCAATACTTTTCAGTTTTTCACCCGCAATCCACGCGGGGGAGCTGCAAAGCCTCTGGATGAAGATGATATTGCTGCGTATTTGAAATTTTCCGAAGAACATGAGCTGCAACCCATTCTTGCTCATGCGCCGTATACACTTAATGCTTGTGCCGCTGATGAAAAAAAACGCGCTTTCACACAGGAGACAATGGCGGACGATCTGCGACGCCTTGAGCACATTCCCGGCAGCATGTATAATTTTCACCCCGGGAACCATGTAGGGCAAGGTGTTGAAACTGGCATCAAATTCATCGCAGAAACGCTGAACGCTGTAGTATGGCCGCAGCAATCCTCCGTCGTTCTTTTAGAAACGATGGCGGGGAAAGGCAGTGAAATAGGTCGCACTTTCGAAGAACTCCGTTCCATTATCGATATGGTCGACGAGAACAATTGCTTGGGAGTGTGCCTGGATACCTGTCATATCCACGATGGTGGGTACGA
This genomic window contains:
- a CDS encoding LacI family DNA-binding transcriptional regulator — protein: MVKIKDVADAAGVSTATVSRVLAQKPYVSEEVKKRVMEVVKKLNYQPNRAAQSLRANTSRLLALVVADIENPFFQRVSRAVEDTAQEVGYNVILCNTDEDPVKEKKYLDILRVENIAGIIISPTLKGLEKYKETYSHDIPMVMIDRHVRNFDVDSVLIDNVASAHNITTHLIEHGYRRIAGMFGTGSTTGSERCEGFLKALADHNIKPEKELLEYVSAKEEEGFQTAIKLFNLKKRPDAIFTSNSLLASGVVQAIRTCKLSIPNDIAFASFDDTSWAKLIDPPLTVIEQPTYEIGRTATELLIKRIANPNRPNREVILKTKLICRKSCGC
- a CDS encoding deoxyribonuclease IV; the encoded protein is MLKIGCHLSSSKGFLAMGKTAVSIGANTFQFFTRNPRGGAAKPLDEDDIAAYLKFSEEHELQPILAHAPYTLNACAADEKKRAFTQETMADDLRRLEHIPGSMYNFHPGNHVGQGVETGIKFIAETLNAVVWPQQSSVVLLETMAGKGSEIGRTFEELRSIIDMVDENNCLGVCLDTCHIHDGGYDIAGNLEHVLETFEKRLGLHRLKAIHLNDSMNPLGSHKDRHEKIGRGSIGMEALTRIVNHPSLRTLPFYLETPNDMQGYKKEISLLKAIYQAE